Genomic DNA from Haloplanus aerogenes:
CCCAGTAGGGGATGGCGCCGCCAGTCAGTCCGCGGAGCGCCTCGCCGGCGCCCATCTGCTGGAGCATGACGTACGGGAACAGCCACAGGAGGCTGACGCCGGCAACGAGGGCCCGGAGACCGGGCGACGCGAACCGGTCACCGAGCATCTCGCCCAGCGTGACGTAGTCGCGAGCGCGGCCGATGAGCCACTGCCGGTAGCCGATGACGTACCAGAGGATGGCAAAGAGGATGCCGTCCATCACGCCCATCACGAGAATCCACTCGGGACCGGCGGCGTACGCGAGGTTCGGGCCCCCGAAGAACGTAAAGGCGGAGAGGAGCGTGGCGAAGGTGGTAAAGAGGAGGACGAGCGTCCCGAGTGTCCGGCTGGCGAGGTAGAAGTCCTCGGCGTCCGACCCGCCAACGCGGTAGGCGAGGAGGCCGACGCCGAGCGCCAGGAGGAGGTAGCCGACGACGATGCCGAGCGGCTGAAGCGTCACGGTTCACCACCCCGGACAGGAGGGGTCGCGTCGACGCCCATCAGCCGGTCCCACCCGGTCCGGGCGAACAGTGCGAACACGACGGACGCCACGCCCATCCAGCCGACGTGCCACCAGAGCCAGACCGGCAGGCCGGCGACGACGGTGGACGATCCCCAGAGGAACCAAGGAACCGAGAACGTGACCAGTGTGGCAAAGACCACGACCCACAGCCAGTCGCGTATCGAACGAGTCATCGGAGTACACTCGTATCTCCAACTACGTAAATGATGCCAAATAGTTCTGCAACAGAGTTTTTGAAGAAATTTTGTCTTCGATACGAATAGATGGCGAGTCTGTTCGTTCGATATCCGTCGATACCGGTAAGCCGCCGCCGGGAGAGCGATAGCGTGTGTCCGCGACCGACGATCCAGTCGTGCCACCCCTCCTCGCGCTCGCCGTCGCCGTGCTGGCGATCAGCACGAGCGCGATTCTGGTCCGCTGGAGCGACGCGCCGAACGTGATCAAGGCGCTGTATCGGGTGTCGTTCACCGTCGGGGCGCTCGTGCCGCTGACGGTGCGTGATCGGGCGTCACTCGGTCGTATCCACCGGCGCGACGGCCTCGTCGCCGCCGCCGCGGGCGTCGCCCTCGCAGCCCACTTCACCCTCTGGTTCGAGAGCCTCGAACACACCACCGTCGCCGCGAGCGTCACGCTCGTGCAGGCACAACCGGCCTTCGTCGCCGTCGGCGGATGGCTCCTCCTCGGCGAACGCGTGACGCGCCGGGGGGCACTGGGCATCGCCGTCGCACTCGTCGGCATGGTCGGCCTGTCGTTCGGGCCGGCGATCCGCGCGGCCGTCGATCCGGCCGTCGCCGCGACGGGAGCCGGTGTCGGCACGCAGTACGGCAACGTCCTCGCCCTGATCGCCGCCGTCGCCGTCGCGGGCTACTACCTCGCCGGCCGGTCGCTCCGACGACGACTCGGCGTCGTCCCCTACGCGACGGTGGTCTACGCGGTCTGTGCGCTCGTCCTCCTCGTCGTCGCCGTCGGACAGGGTGAGGCGCTGCTGGCCTACCCGCCCCACGAGTGGGCGCTCTTTCTCGGGATGGCACTGGGTCCGGGCGTCCTCGGCCACACCGTCATCAACTGGGCGCTCGGCCACCTCGAATCCCACGTCGTGAGCGTCACGCTCCTCGGCGAACCCATCGGGAGTACCGTCCTCGCGGCGCTCTTGCTGGCGGAGACGCCGACCGTCGGGACGCTTCTCGGCGGCGCCGTCGTCCTCGCCGGCATCTACGTCACCGCATCGGCCTAGTGCAGTTTGAGTTCGACCCGCCGGCCGTCGGGGTCACGCACGTACGCTGCCCAGTCACGGCCGTAGGCGCCGTAGCGCTCGCGGGGTTCGTCGGCTTCGATCTCGACGCCCGCGTCCCGGAGGCCGTCGAGGAGGGCGTCGAGTTCCGCGCGCGTCCCCGTGCCGTCGGAGCGGAGGAGGAGACAGACGTGTTCGCCACCGACATCGACGGCCTCGTCCGACGGGACGAGATGGAGGTGACGGCCGCCGGCGACGACGGCGACGTACGGGACCTCGCCGGCCTCGAACCGCTTGCGGTCGCGGACTTCCATCCCCAGCAGGTCGTGGTAGAATTCGAGTGCGCGATCCACGTCGCTCACACGGAGGGCGACGTGATCCATGTCGACGACATCCGCGTCCATAGCCGCCGATTGGAGCGCCGCCCTCAAAATCCTACTCCAGCAGTTCGCGTGTCCGCCGGTGCCGATAGCGGAACATGGGTTCGAAGCCGACCCGCGCCAGCGTCGCGGCCACCTCGCCCACCGACCCGAACGGCAGGGCGTACACCACCCGGTCGTCGACGACCGTCTCCGATCCGTCGGCGAAAAAGCGGTGGGTGTGCTCCCAGCGTCGGAACGGCCCACCCTCCATCTCGTCGCGGAAGTACGCCGTTCCGTCGTCGCGTTCGCGTTCCGTGATGACGGAGGTCCACCGCTGGCGCGGGCCGACGCCGAGGGGTCGGAGCGACGCGTCGATCCGCGATCCGGTCTCCAGAATCTCCGGGTCGGGGTCGCCGTTCGGTCCCCGCACGTCCTCGATGCGGAGGTTCATCCACCCGGGCGTCAGCGCCTCCAGACCGCGCACGCGGGAGTGGAAGTCCCACACCTCGTCGAGCGGAGCAGCGACGCGCGTCCGGCGTTGGTAGACTGCCATACTGGCGCCGTAGGGGCGAGCGACCGATAAGCGCCCCGCCGAGATCCGCCTATCATATTAGGTGATTTATTAATCTGAATGTTTATATGCCATCAAATAACACGGGTTATGTGGTGTAATACCATGGACGAAAGTCGACGGCGGTTTCTCAAACGAGCGGGGGTAGCGACAGCGGCAACGACCACCTTGGCCGGTTGTTCGGGTGGTAGTGGCGGCGGTGGGGGTGGCGGCGGCGGCGGTGGAGGCGGCGGTGGAACAGCATCGGGCGAGCAGCGAACGATTTCGGGCGACAAGGGGGAGGTCCACTTCCTCTCGGCGGAGAACAGTTCCGCGTTCAAGCAGTACTACCAGAAGTGGGCGGAGCGGTTCAGCGAGGAGACGGGCTACGGCGTCCGCCTGGAGTTCGTCGGGGTCGGATCGAGCCAGTCGGCCCGCATTTCGCGACTGTTGCAGGCCGGGAATCCGCCGGAACTGACGACGACGGCACCGGAGAAAGGTGGCGGCCTCGCGCTGCAGGGCGTACTCGCGGACCTGAGCGATCAGGCATCCTGGATGGAGGATCTGTACGGCTACGACTTCAACGAGGACTTCCTCTTCTCGTTGCAGGGCAACCAGTACGTCGTCCCCATCTGGGTGAACATGACGATGGACTGGTACCGCGTGAGTACGTGGGAGGAGGAAGCCGGCATGACGCCCCGCGAGCCCACGTGGGACGAGTTCCTGGAAGGCGTCCAGGCGACCGACGGGGCGGGCGACCGCCGCGGGACCTGTGTCCCGGCCGGGCAGACCCTGATGTCCACCGAATACTACATCGACCACATGTTCCAGAACGGTGGTCAGATCTTCGCCCGAAACGGCGACACCGTCGAGGTGGTGATGGACCAGGGCGAAAATCGGGAGCTGACCAAGGAGGTACTGGAGTACATCGGCCAGCTCAACGAAGTCTCCATCGACGGGTCGGGCTACGACTACGGCCCGCAGATCGAGTCCTACTGGTCCGAGCAGGTGAACGAAGTGAAGTACTTCGGCGCGCGCCCGCTCCAGCAGGCGGTGGCGAACAACGAGGCCGTCGCCGAGGACACCGGCCTCATGCATCCGCCGTCGAACCGCGAGCAGACCCACCAGGCCTTCTCCGAGGGCTGGGTGATGTTCGACGCCGCGGACAACAAGGAGGGCGCCCGGGAGTTCGTGCAGTTCATGTCTCGACCGGAACCGCTGTACGAACTCCTGCACATCGCGCCGCTGCACAACCTGCCGCCGTTCCCGGCGGCCGTCGACGACGAGGAGTTCCTCGACAACGAATTCATCGACACGTGGGTGCGGCCGAACGACCACATCCGCATCGAGGACGTGGTGAAGATGGTCGAAACCGCGAAGACGCTCGTTGGCGAGACCGACCCCAACAACGCGCTGGCTTCGCCGGTGTTCTCCGAGTCGACGTTCGGCAACATGCTGTTCAACTATCTGCACGGCGACATGAGCATCGACGAAGCCATCGACCAGGCCGGGAGTCGCTCCCGCGAGGTCATGGCCAACTTCGAACAGTGATGTACGGGCGTACTCCGTGGAGGTGGGCGTAGATGGGCGAAGCGACCCCGACGAGCGGGGTCGAAACGTCCGGCGGTGAGCCCACGCTGCGCGACCGACTCGGCGACCTGTTGGAAAACGAGACGTTCCTCGGGTACGGGAGCCTCTCGCCCGTCATGCTCCTGTTCCTGTTTATCGCCGTGTTCCCCATCATCTGGGCGCTGGCAGGGAGTTTCTTCGCCATCAACGCGTTCAACCCGGTGTGGGAGTGGACCGGCATCTCGAACTACCAGCACCTCTTCTTCGAGGACGGCTTCTACTGGTCCGCGGTCGTCAAGTCGGTCATCTTCGGCTTCGGCTCCGTCGCGGTTCAGGTCGTCGTCGGGATCATCTTCGCGCTCATCCTCCAGCGGTCGTTCCGGGGGAACGCCTTCGCGAGGGCAGTCGTGTTGCTCCCCTACCTCGTGCCGGTCATCGTCGTCGGCCTGGTCTTCCAGTGGATGATGAACCCGAACTACGGCGTGTTCAACCTGCTCGCCATCCGGTTCGGCCTCATCAACGAGGCGATAAACTTCCTCGGCAACCAGGACATCGCGATGTACGCGCTCATCGTCGCCGCGAGCTGGAAGTGGTCCATCTTCGTCGTGATGATGTCGCTCGCCCGGCTGGAGGCGATTCCGTCGGGGTACTACGACGCTGCCCGAGTCAACGG
This window encodes:
- a CDS encoding DUF3311 domain-containing protein, producing MTRSIRDWLWVVVFATLVTFSVPWFLWGSSTVVAGLPVWLWWHVGWMGVASVVFALFARTGWDRLMGVDATPPVRGGEP
- a CDS encoding SRPBCC family protein → MAVYQRRTRVAAPLDEVWDFHSRVRGLEALTPGWMNLRIEDVRGPNGDPDPEILETGSRIDASLRPLGVGPRQRWTSVITERERDDGTAYFRDEMEGGPFRRWEHTHRFFADGSETVVDDRVVYALPFGSVGEVAATLARVGFEPMFRYRHRRTRELLE
- a CDS encoding carbohydrate ABC transporter permease → MGEATPTSGVETSGGEPTLRDRLGDLLENETFLGYGSLSPVMLLFLFIAVFPIIWALAGSFFAINAFNPVWEWTGISNYQHLFFEDGFYWSAVVKSVIFGFGSVAVQVVVGIIFALILQRSFRGNAFARAVVLLPYLVPVIVVGLVFQWMMNPNYGVFNLLAIRFGLINEAINFLGNQDIAMYALIVAASWKWSIFVVMMSLARLEAIPSGYYDAARVNGANAWQRFRDITLPNLKGMIILVVLLRGIWMFNKFDIIWIMTRGGPSQSTTTLPVYAYRVAFNQWQLGESLAIASTLFLTLVVGAAIYFGKFNPEQEVRVE
- a CDS encoding VOC family protein; translated protein: MDADVVDMDHVALRVSDVDRALEFYHDLLGMEVRDRKRFEAGEVPYVAVVAGGRHLHLVPSDEAVDVGGEHVCLLLRSDGTGTRAELDALLDGLRDAGVEIEADEPRERYGAYGRDWAAYVRDPDGRRVELKLH
- a CDS encoding extracellular solute-binding protein, which gives rise to MDESRRRFLKRAGVATAATTTLAGCSGGSGGGGGGGGGGGGGGGTASGEQRTISGDKGEVHFLSAENSSAFKQYYQKWAERFSEETGYGVRLEFVGVGSSQSARISRLLQAGNPPELTTTAPEKGGGLALQGVLADLSDQASWMEDLYGYDFNEDFLFSLQGNQYVVPIWVNMTMDWYRVSTWEEEAGMTPREPTWDEFLEGVQATDGAGDRRGTCVPAGQTLMSTEYYIDHMFQNGGQIFARNGDTVEVVMDQGENRELTKEVLEYIGQLNEVSIDGSGYDYGPQIESYWSEQVNEVKYFGARPLQQAVANNEAVAEDTGLMHPPSNREQTHQAFSEGWVMFDAADNKEGAREFVQFMSRPEPLYELLHIAPLHNLPPFPAAVDDEEFLDNEFIDTWVRPNDHIRIEDVVKMVETAKTLVGETDPNNALASPVFSESTFGNMLFNYLHGDMSIDEAIDQAGSRSREVMANFEQ
- a CDS encoding DMT family transporter encodes the protein MSATDDPVVPPLLALAVAVLAISTSAILVRWSDAPNVIKALYRVSFTVGALVPLTVRDRASLGRIHRRDGLVAAAAGVALAAHFTLWFESLEHTTVAASVTLVQAQPAFVAVGGWLLLGERVTRRGALGIAVALVGMVGLSFGPAIRAAVDPAVAATGAGVGTQYGNVLALIAAVAVAGYYLAGRSLRRRLGVVPYATVVYAVCALVLLVVAVGQGEALLAYPPHEWALFLGMALGPGVLGHTVINWALGHLESHVVSVTLLGEPIGSTVLAALLLAETPTVGTLLGGAVVLAGIYVTASA